A genomic region of Ammospiza nelsoni isolate bAmmNel1 chromosome 3, bAmmNel1.pri, whole genome shotgun sequence contains the following coding sequences:
- the LIN9 gene encoding protein lin-9 homolog isoform X2, with the protein MPRARQPLKKRRGSFKMAELDQLPDESSSAKALVSLKEGSLSSSWNEKYNSLQKTHIWKSKNAGSAVEMPFRNSKRSRLFSEDDDRQINTRSPKRNQKVAMVPQKFSTTMSTPEKKVSQKIGLRLRNLLKLPKAHKWCIYEWFYSNIDKPLFEGDNDFCICLKESFPTLKTRKLTRVEWGKIRRLMGKPRRCSSAFFEEERSALKQKRQKIRLLQQRKVADLSQFKDLPEEIPLPLVIGTKVTARLRGVHDGLFTGQIDAVDTLNATYRVTFDRAGLGTHTVPDYEVLSNEPHETMPIAAFGQKQRPSRFFMTPPRLPYTPSLQSPITDSDPLLGQSSWKNKISGTDSETLGGFPVEFLIQVKSYSMPIGIEFQRRYATIVLDLEQLNKDLNKVLHKVQQYCYELAPDQGLQPADQPTDLRRRCEEEAQEVVRQANTLSTGQLCVESENLTDLISRLTAILLQIKCLAEGGDLNSFEFKSLTDSLNDIKNSIDSSNISCFQNNVEIHVAHIQSGLSQMGNLHAFAANNTNRD; encoded by the exons ATGCCCCGCGCCAGGCAGCCTTTGAAAAAGCGGCGCGGCTCGTTCAAGATGGCGGAGCTGGATCAGCTGCCTGACGAGA GTTCTTCAGCAAAAGCACTTGTGAGCTTGAAAG AGGGAAGTTTATCCAGTTCTTGGAATGAAAAATACaattctctgcagaaaacacacATTTGGAAAAGCAAGAATGCTGGTTCTGCAGTGGAAATG CCCTTCAGAAATTCAAAACGGAGTCGGCTCTTCAGTGAAGATGATGACAGACAAATAAACACAAGGTCCCCCAAAAGAAATCAGAAGGTTGCAATGGTTCCACAG AAGTTCAGTACAACAATGTCCACCCCAGAAAAGAAGGTCTCACAGAAGATTGGTTTGCGGCTTCGGAACCTGCTCAAGCTGCCCAAAGCTCACAAGTGGTGTATATATGAGTGGTTCTATTCAAATATAGATAA GCCACTATTTGAAGGTGATAATGATTTCTGTATATGCCTGAAAGAATCTTTTCCAActttgaaaaccagaaaattgaCAAGAGTAGAATGGGGGAAAATCAGGCGATTAATGGGAAAACCAAGGag GTGTTCCTCTGCATTCTTTGAGGAAGAGAGGTCAGCATTAAAACAGAAGCGACAGAAAATCAGACTTTTGCAGCAGAGGAAAGTTGCAGATCTTTCACAGTTCAAAGATCTTCCCGAAGAAATTCCATTACCACTTGTAATAGGAACAAAAGTTACAG CCCGTTTGCGAGGTGTCCACGATGGTCTGTTCACTGGACAAATAGATGCTGTAGACACTCTTAATGCCACCTACAGGGTGACTTTTGACAGGGCAGGTCTTGGAACACACACAGTCCCAGATTATGAAGTTCTT AGTAATGAGCCCCATGAAACCATGCCAATCGCTGCCTTCGGACAGAAACAGCGGCCCTCGCGCTTCTTCATGACTCCTCCCCGATTGCCCTACACTCCCTCTCTCCAGTCTCCAATCACA GACAGTGATCCTTTGTTAGGACAGTCttcatggaaaaacaaaatttcaggCACAGATAGTGAAACACTAGGAGGCTTTCCAGTAGAATTCCTCATTCAAGTG aaatcctATTCCATGCCAATTGGCATTGAGTTTCAGAGGAGATATGCAACTATTGTTCTGGATCTAGAACAACTAAACAAAGACTTAAATAAAGTTTTGCATAAAGTTCAACAGTATTGCTATGAG CTTGCTCCTGACCAGGGCCTCCAGCCTGCTGACCAGCCCACGGACCTGAGGCGCCGGTGTGAGGAGGAAGCTCAGGAGGTCGTCAGACAAGCAAATACCTTGTCAacaggacagctctgtgtgGAGAGTGAAAATTTAACTGATCTTATCTCCAGACTTACAGCAATATTACTGCAAATTAAG TGTCTAGCAGAAGGAGGTGATCTGAATTCCTTTGAATTTAAATCACTAACAGATTCATTAAATGACATTAAGAATTCAATAGACTCCTCAAATATCAG CTGTTTTCAGAATAACGTTGAGATCCACGTTGCACATATTCAGAGTGGTCTGAGCCAGATGGGAAACTTACATGCTTTTGCAGCCAATAACACCAACAGGGACTGA
- the LIN9 gene encoding protein lin-9 homolog isoform X1, protein MPRARQPLKKRRGSFKMAELDQLPDESSSAKALVSLKEGSLSSSWNEKYNSLQKTHIWKSKNAGSAVEMPFRNSKRSRLFSEDDDRQINTRSPKRNQKVAMVPQKFSTTMSTPEKKVSQKIGLRLRNLLKLPKAHKWCIYEWFYSNIDKPLFEGDNDFCICLKESFPTLKTRKLTRVEWGKIRRLMGKPRRCSSAFFEEERSALKQKRQKIRLLQQRKVADLSQFKDLPEEIPLPLVIGTKVTARLRGVHDGLFTGQIDAVDTLNATYRVTFDRAGLGTHTVPDYEVLSNEPHETMPIAAFGQKQRPSRFFMTPPRLPYTPSLQSPITDSDPLLGQSSWKNKISGTDSETLGGFPVEFLIQVTRLSKILMIKKEHIKQLREMNTEAEKLKSYSMPIGIEFQRRYATIVLDLEQLNKDLNKVLHKVQQYCYELAPDQGLQPADQPTDLRRRCEEEAQEVVRQANTLSTGQLCVESENLTDLISRLTAILLQIKCLAEGGDLNSFEFKSLTDSLNDIKNSIDSSNISCFQNNVEIHVAHIQSGLSQMGNLHAFAANNTNRD, encoded by the exons ATGCCCCGCGCCAGGCAGCCTTTGAAAAAGCGGCGCGGCTCGTTCAAGATGGCGGAGCTGGATCAGCTGCCTGACGAGA GTTCTTCAGCAAAAGCACTTGTGAGCTTGAAAG AGGGAAGTTTATCCAGTTCTTGGAATGAAAAATACaattctctgcagaaaacacacATTTGGAAAAGCAAGAATGCTGGTTCTGCAGTGGAAATG CCCTTCAGAAATTCAAAACGGAGTCGGCTCTTCAGTGAAGATGATGACAGACAAATAAACACAAGGTCCCCCAAAAGAAATCAGAAGGTTGCAATGGTTCCACAG AAGTTCAGTACAACAATGTCCACCCCAGAAAAGAAGGTCTCACAGAAGATTGGTTTGCGGCTTCGGAACCTGCTCAAGCTGCCCAAAGCTCACAAGTGGTGTATATATGAGTGGTTCTATTCAAATATAGATAA GCCACTATTTGAAGGTGATAATGATTTCTGTATATGCCTGAAAGAATCTTTTCCAActttgaaaaccagaaaattgaCAAGAGTAGAATGGGGGAAAATCAGGCGATTAATGGGAAAACCAAGGag GTGTTCCTCTGCATTCTTTGAGGAAGAGAGGTCAGCATTAAAACAGAAGCGACAGAAAATCAGACTTTTGCAGCAGAGGAAAGTTGCAGATCTTTCACAGTTCAAAGATCTTCCCGAAGAAATTCCATTACCACTTGTAATAGGAACAAAAGTTACAG CCCGTTTGCGAGGTGTCCACGATGGTCTGTTCACTGGACAAATAGATGCTGTAGACACTCTTAATGCCACCTACAGGGTGACTTTTGACAGGGCAGGTCTTGGAACACACACAGTCCCAGATTATGAAGTTCTT AGTAATGAGCCCCATGAAACCATGCCAATCGCTGCCTTCGGACAGAAACAGCGGCCCTCGCGCTTCTTCATGACTCCTCCCCGATTGCCCTACACTCCCTCTCTCCAGTCTCCAATCACA GACAGTGATCCTTTGTTAGGACAGTCttcatggaaaaacaaaatttcaggCACAGATAGTGAAACACTAGGAGGCTTTCCAGTAGAATTCCTCATTCAAGTG ACCAGGTTATCAAAAATCCTTATGATCAAGAAGGAACACATCAAACAATTGAGAGAGATGAacacagaagcagaaaagctg aaatcctATTCCATGCCAATTGGCATTGAGTTTCAGAGGAGATATGCAACTATTGTTCTGGATCTAGAACAACTAAACAAAGACTTAAATAAAGTTTTGCATAAAGTTCAACAGTATTGCTATGAG CTTGCTCCTGACCAGGGCCTCCAGCCTGCTGACCAGCCCACGGACCTGAGGCGCCGGTGTGAGGAGGAAGCTCAGGAGGTCGTCAGACAAGCAAATACCTTGTCAacaggacagctctgtgtgGAGAGTGAAAATTTAACTGATCTTATCTCCAGACTTACAGCAATATTACTGCAAATTAAG TGTCTAGCAGAAGGAGGTGATCTGAATTCCTTTGAATTTAAATCACTAACAGATTCATTAAATGACATTAAGAATTCAATAGACTCCTCAAATATCAG CTGTTTTCAGAATAACGTTGAGATCCACGTTGCACATATTCAGAGTGGTCTGAGCCAGATGGGAAACTTACATGCTTTTGCAGCCAATAACACCAACAGGGACTGA
- the LIN9 gene encoding protein lin-9 homolog isoform X3 produces the protein MPFRNSKRSRLFSEDDDRQINTRSPKRNQKVAMVPQKFSTTMSTPEKKVSQKIGLRLRNLLKLPKAHKWCIYEWFYSNIDKPLFEGDNDFCICLKESFPTLKTRKLTRVEWGKIRRLMGKPRRCSSAFFEEERSALKQKRQKIRLLQQRKVADLSQFKDLPEEIPLPLVIGTKVTARLRGVHDGLFTGQIDAVDTLNATYRVTFDRAGLGTHTVPDYEVLSNEPHETMPIAAFGQKQRPSRFFMTPPRLPYTPSLQSPITDSDPLLGQSSWKNKISGTDSETLGGFPVEFLIQVTRLSKILMIKKEHIKQLREMNTEAEKLKSYSMPIGIEFQRRYATIVLDLEQLNKDLNKVLHKVQQYCYELAPDQGLQPADQPTDLRRRCEEEAQEVVRQANTLSTGQLCVESENLTDLISRLTAILLQIKCLAEGGDLNSFEFKSLTDSLNDIKNSIDSSNISCFQNNVEIHVAHIQSGLSQMGNLHAFAANNTNRD, from the exons ATG CCCTTCAGAAATTCAAAACGGAGTCGGCTCTTCAGTGAAGATGATGACAGACAAATAAACACAAGGTCCCCCAAAAGAAATCAGAAGGTTGCAATGGTTCCACAG AAGTTCAGTACAACAATGTCCACCCCAGAAAAGAAGGTCTCACAGAAGATTGGTTTGCGGCTTCGGAACCTGCTCAAGCTGCCCAAAGCTCACAAGTGGTGTATATATGAGTGGTTCTATTCAAATATAGATAA GCCACTATTTGAAGGTGATAATGATTTCTGTATATGCCTGAAAGAATCTTTTCCAActttgaaaaccagaaaattgaCAAGAGTAGAATGGGGGAAAATCAGGCGATTAATGGGAAAACCAAGGag GTGTTCCTCTGCATTCTTTGAGGAAGAGAGGTCAGCATTAAAACAGAAGCGACAGAAAATCAGACTTTTGCAGCAGAGGAAAGTTGCAGATCTTTCACAGTTCAAAGATCTTCCCGAAGAAATTCCATTACCACTTGTAATAGGAACAAAAGTTACAG CCCGTTTGCGAGGTGTCCACGATGGTCTGTTCACTGGACAAATAGATGCTGTAGACACTCTTAATGCCACCTACAGGGTGACTTTTGACAGGGCAGGTCTTGGAACACACACAGTCCCAGATTATGAAGTTCTT AGTAATGAGCCCCATGAAACCATGCCAATCGCTGCCTTCGGACAGAAACAGCGGCCCTCGCGCTTCTTCATGACTCCTCCCCGATTGCCCTACACTCCCTCTCTCCAGTCTCCAATCACA GACAGTGATCCTTTGTTAGGACAGTCttcatggaaaaacaaaatttcaggCACAGATAGTGAAACACTAGGAGGCTTTCCAGTAGAATTCCTCATTCAAGTG ACCAGGTTATCAAAAATCCTTATGATCAAGAAGGAACACATCAAACAATTGAGAGAGATGAacacagaagcagaaaagctg aaatcctATTCCATGCCAATTGGCATTGAGTTTCAGAGGAGATATGCAACTATTGTTCTGGATCTAGAACAACTAAACAAAGACTTAAATAAAGTTTTGCATAAAGTTCAACAGTATTGCTATGAG CTTGCTCCTGACCAGGGCCTCCAGCCTGCTGACCAGCCCACGGACCTGAGGCGCCGGTGTGAGGAGGAAGCTCAGGAGGTCGTCAGACAAGCAAATACCTTGTCAacaggacagctctgtgtgGAGAGTGAAAATTTAACTGATCTTATCTCCAGACTTACAGCAATATTACTGCAAATTAAG TGTCTAGCAGAAGGAGGTGATCTGAATTCCTTTGAATTTAAATCACTAACAGATTCATTAAATGACATTAAGAATTCAATAGACTCCTCAAATATCAG CTGTTTTCAGAATAACGTTGAGATCCACGTTGCACATATTCAGAGTGGTCTGAGCCAGATGGGAAACTTACATGCTTTTGCAGCCAATAACACCAACAGGGACTGA